The genomic DNA ATATACTCTAATAATTTCTATTGCCGGGTCTCTGTCTTGTAATTTATGAGCCAAACTTTCTACACCAAACACTTCTGTAAAAGTATGACTGCCTACAATTAAATTAATCCCTTTAAATTTCGCATGTTGCACTGTATATAATGTTTTTTCACCTGTTATGTACGTGTCACATCCTTTTTCTAATGCACGTTCAATTAAATTTGTATTGTTTCCTGCACCGGTTAAAATCGCAATCCGTTTTACTGGTTTATCATGATTTCTCCAGCTCTTCACTTTCTCTTCCATTTTTTCTTCCAGTTTTCCAACTAAGTTTGAAAAAGGAATCGCTTCTTTATATTCTCCTATTCCCGGTAGTTCTTCTTCCTCATACGTGGAATATTCTAGTATTGTATCTATCCCAATTCCGTTAAATAACGACGTACACGTGCCAAACTTTACAAAATCTAACGGCAAATGAATCCAAAAATGATTCATTTCATATTGCTTCAATTTCTCAATACAAGCCTTTTCCATACCAAATAAAAAACTCCACGGCGCATGATGTGTAACTATCATATCGACTCCATTTTTATACGCTTCTTCAATCGTCTCTAATGTCAGATTTGTTGTGTAACCGATTTTGTGAAATTCATCTTTACTTATATGAGTAAAACCATATTCATCATCGCCATATTTGTGAAGATGCTCTTCAAATAATGATGTTATCTGTTCGTTAAACTGCGTTATATTCATTTTATTTCTCCTTTCATTTACTTTTATATTTCAAAAATAAGGAAATACTAAATAACAACGTTACATACATATAGGAGGACACCATGAAACCTGAATTTTTAAAAGCTGTACATGATGCTATCGGAAATGTCGAACACATTCATATAGAAGAAAGCGGTGCTGACAGCTTACTTATCCATCATGATGATGCACAGCAGTTACAACAAGTTGCTGTGGCGTTAGAAAATAATAATTTCCGCTCCGCTTTAAGAACAACCGGAAATGCTTCGTACATTGAAGTATTGAACAGATAATGAAAGTCCGGATGTATTCCGGGCTTTCTTTTTTATCTTGCTATTCACCGGGCAGTAAAACCCCCACTGATTAAAGTTTCACTTTATATTGAAACTTCAAACTCTTTCACATACACCGCTGTTCCAGCAATATCTATTTGTAACTTCTCGTTTTCTATCTCTTTCGTTACATAAACAGTTACACGACCATCTTTATTTATTTCCTGTCCTTGCTCAACGATTAAATCCAATTCATGTTCAAAATCTTTCTCTAAATACTCCGCATAATACGCTCCCATTACACCTGAAGCTGTTCCTGTCACTGGATCTTCAATCGTCCCAGCGTAAGCTGATGAAAAATGACGGCCGTGCATTTGTGCTAGTTCATCATAAGTTTCTAGACAAATTGGGTGAATAGAAGCATTAGGTATTTCTTTTAATACTGATGGAAATGCAGCATTATTAGGTTTCATTCTCTCGCATGCATTAAGATTTTTAATCGGTACAATTACAGTCCAATTACCAGTACTTCCATATACAATCGGTAAACTTACATCTAAATCATTTATTTCTAAACCAATACTATGAGCTAATTTTTCTTTTGAACCTGTAAATTCTTTAAACTGAGGTGCTGCCTGTCTCATTTTAATAAAGGTTTCTCCATTTTTATTTACACCTATTTGTATCGGTAAAATCCCAGCCTTCGTTTCAATCGTAAGGTTACTTTTCTCTTCTAATAAACCTTTTTCGCGCAAAGCATATATCGTCCCTACTGTCCCATGACCACATAAATCCATTTCAAAACCAGGTGTAAAATAACGCATTCTTATATCTCCTACTTCTGAAGAAAGAACAAAAGTTGTTTCGTTATATCCAACTTTTTCAGCAATAATTTGCATTTTCTCTTCCGTTAATCCATCTGCTTCTAATACAATACCTGCTGGATTTCCCTTATTTGGTTTATTCGTAAATGCGTCGTAATGAAATACGTTTATAGTCTTCATTTTCTTTTCTCCTTATTTGTTCATTTCTTTATTTTTATAATAAATAAGAAAATCCATCCACTTACCATTCTCTAAAGAAAACGCCTCTCTCTCGCATTCAAAAGAAAAACCTGATCGTTCCGCAAGACGAACAGATGGCTCATTATCAACATGTATATGTAATTCAATTCTATGAAAATGAAGACTATTATAAAATAACGATAACGCAGCTTTCACGCTTTCTATGCCATATCCATTTTTCCAGTATTGATTATGTATGGAATACCCCATCATCGCCCATTGGTAATCCATTCGTAAAATTTTTATCAGCTCTAACTTTCCAATATTAGCTCCGTCTTCTTTACGAAAAATGCCTAATACATACATCTCATCTCTATGTGCTGCTTCATCAAAACCTCTTATCCATTCCGTGAACCATGCTTTTGTTGATGATACCAGAACTTGATAGCCATCGTCATATTTATACTGCGATGGCAGTCTCTTATTAAATCCATCTAACCAACTTTCGTAATCATCTTTTTGAAATGGACGGATAATGAGTCTATCCGTCTCTACTTCTAATAACGGTAGCTTCATTTAATTTCATCCCTCGAATTATTAATTGAATATTCTTTATTATCTTACACGAAATACAAAATCTAGTAAATTATTATGTTTTTGATACATAAAAACCCAGTCATGCTTTATACATAACTGGGTTCTCCATCGTTTCATAATTTTCTATTTCATAAGAACTACATCTCGTAATTCCCTCTTCAACACTTTTCCTAAAGCATTTTTCGGTAATTCTTCTATGAATACCACTTCTGGTATTTTGTAACTGGCTAATTTCTCCTTACAATACTGAGTAATACTTTCTTCTGTTAATGTTGTTTCGCCATCCTTCACAATGTAAGCTCTTGGAACTTCTCCCCAAAAGTCATCTGGAACTCCAACTACTGCAACTTCTAAAACACCATGTATTTCATGAATAACATCTTCTACTTGATCTGGATATACATTGTCACCACCGCGTATAATAACGTCTTTATATCTTCCCATAATATGCAGGAATCCATCGTCATCTATCATGCCAGCATCACCCATGTTAAACCAGTTATCTTTTACTACCTTCTTTGTCGCCTTTTCATTATTCCAATACCCTTTAAACATGTATGGACTTTTCACATGAATCTCTCCAACTTCATTTGTTGTTAGTTCATGTCCTGTTTCCGGATGAACAATTTTCACCTCTACATTTTTCAAGGTTTTTCCTACAGAAGACATCTTTTCTTTTCCCATCATTGGATGCCATGAGGTTACAACCCAACCTTCTGTACTACCATAGCCTTGCACCATATATATTCCTTTTTCCATATATTTTTGAATGAGTGTTTCTGGCACTTTTGTACCACCGCTTTGTGCTACTTTAAAGGTTGAAATATTACGTTCTTTTTTATTTAATTCATCAAGCATGTAACTATAAACAGCTGGGAACGCAAGCATCGTAGTAATTTTCTCTTCTTCAATCTTATCCCAAATAATAGCAGGATTCGAATCAGCTAAGAAAATCATCGTAACGCCATGATAAATACAATTTAAAATAGAAAGCACGCCACTCATATGGAACAATGGATGCACGGATAAAAAACGTTCACCTGCTGGGATTTCTCTTTGGCCCGCAATTTCAGCAAAATAATGATGCAAGTTTTTATGTCCAATTACACATGCTTTCGCCTGTCCAGTCGTTCCTGAAGTAAATAAGTAAATGGCATCGTCTTCTTCATGAACTTCTACGTTCGGTTCTGACGTTGGCTGTTTTTGCAACTCTAATTCAAATGAACCAAAGCCTTCTTTTGTCGTTTGAATTACATAAGGGATTTCTTTAACAGCATCAATCTTTAATAATACTTCACTAAATTCTTCATCAATAACTAATACTTTTAATTTCGCTTCTTTTACAATCGTTTCTAATTCATAAGCAGTAAGCTGATGATTTAGCGGAATACATACCGCTCCAATTTTTAAACTTGCCATCATAACGCTTGGAAACGGGTGATTATTTTTGCATAGTATTCCTATACGGTCTCCTCTTTGCACACCATTATGTAACAAATAATGTGCAAGCTGATTTACTCGTTCATTATACTGCTGAAACGAATACCTTTTCTCTCCGCCTACAAGCGCTTCCAAATTTGGTGATTGCATTGCTCTTTTTTGTAATAATTTTTGCATCGTTCTCAAGTAAAACTCCCCTTTATATATGTTAGGTTTTTTATTTTACCAGATTAACTATTAATTTACTAAAGATTACACTTAGTGAATATAAGAAGAATATAAAATAGCCATTTACTTCACAAGTAAATGGCTATTTTTCATTATATATTAGAATACTTCTTGTTCATCACATATTGCACATATTCAGGTGCACTTTTATCAATCTCTTCATCACTTAGTTTATATTCTGCACCATATAAATAAAAGGAAGGTATAAATTCCATACCTGTATATAAGCATGTAGCTTGGAATGGTTTCGTCAACTCATCCATTGTAATCCCACTATTTTCATAGTCTTTTTCTAATCCACCTATAGAAATAGCTACACCAAATTCTTTTCCCTTCACTTTATCTCCTTGTGATCCGTATGCAAACCCATATGTTAATACATCATCGAACCATTTTTTCAATAAAGGTGGTGAGCTGTACCAGTAGAGAGGAAATTGAAATATATATCGGTCATGTTCTACTAACAGCTTTTGTTCCTCTTCCACATTAAACTCCCAATTCGGTGCCACTTTATACAATTCATGCACCGTAATTTCATCCGAATATTTCTCAAGTTCTTCAATCCATCTTTTATTAATTTTTGATTTTTCAATATCAGGATGTGCTACAATTACAAGTGTTTTCATCATTTTTCATCCCCTTTATAAATTATTCAACCCTTTACGTATTAGTATGAATGAGTCACATATAATTGAAAAGTACGTACTTTAAAGTGCTATAGGAACCTTAAAGTACCTGTGGAGGTGTTATATGAATCAAAATGATGACTGCCCAATTGCAACGACACTCGATGTAATCGGCGGAAAATGGAAAGTTCATATTTTATGTGTCTTAATAGATGGAAAAATGCGAACAAATGAAATCCGACGAGAAATTCCAAACATTACGCAAAAAGTTCTGACTCAACAACTTCGGCAACTTGAAGCTGATGGAATTATCCATCGTACTGTATATCAAGAAGTTCCACCAAAGGTTGAGTACACAATAAGCGAATATGGGAAATCTTTAATGCAAATTATGGATGAACTATGTGAATGGGGAAAAGATCATCAATTGAAAAGATTACATGACTAAAAAAACATTACCGTCTTTATTAAATCTTCTACATTCATATTAGTAGTTCAATATTTCTACTGAAATTTTATATTAGAGGGACTCCAACAACTCGTAATTTAGAACCCCAAATCTTTCAGAAATAAAAAACAATAACATTCATCTATAAATACTCTTTATAACAAAAGTATCTTATACTTTTCACCTTAT from Bacillus cereus G9842 includes the following:
- a CDS encoding winged helix-turn-helix transcriptional regulator; protein product: MNQNDDCPIATTLDVIGGKWKVHILCVLIDGKMRTNEIRREIPNITQKVLTQQLRQLEADGIIHRTVYQEVPPKVEYTISEYGKSLMQIMDELCEWGKDHQLKRLHD
- a CDS encoding class I adenylate-forming enzyme family protein, encoding MQKLLQKRAMQSPNLEALVGGEKRYSFQQYNERVNQLAHYLLHNGVQRGDRIGILCKNNHPFPSVMMASLKIGAVCIPLNHQLTAYELETIVKEAKLKVLVIDEEFSEVLLKIDAVKEIPYVIQTTKEGFGSFELELQKQPTSEPNVEVHEEDDAIYLFTSGTTGQAKACVIGHKNLHHYFAEIAGQREIPAGERFLSVHPLFHMSGVLSILNCIYHGVTMIFLADSNPAIIWDKIEEEKITTMLAFPAVYSYMLDELNKKERNISTFKVAQSGGTKVPETLIQKYMEKGIYMVQGYGSTEGWVVTSWHPMMGKEKMSSVGKTLKNVEVKIVHPETGHELTTNEVGEIHVKSPYMFKGYWNNEKATKKVVKDNWFNMGDAGMIDDDGFLHIMGRYKDVIIRGGDNVYPDQVEDVIHEIHGVLEVAVVGVPDDFWGEVPRAYIVKDGETTLTEESITQYCKEKLASYKIPEVVFIEELPKNALGKVLKRELRDVVLMK
- a CDS encoding NAD(P)H-dependent oxidoreductase, coding for MKTLVIVAHPDIEKSKINKRWIEELEKYSDEITVHELYKVAPNWEFNVEEEQKLLVEHDRYIFQFPLYWYSSPPLLKKWFDDVLTYGFAYGSQGDKVKGKEFGVAISIGGLEKDYENSGITMDELTKPFQATCLYTGMEFIPSFYLYGAEYKLSDEEIDKSAPEYVQYVMNKKYSNI
- a CDS encoding GNAT family N-acetyltransferase translates to MKLPLLEVETDRLIIRPFQKDDYESWLDGFNKRLPSQYKYDDGYQVLVSSTKAWFTEWIRGFDEAAHRDEMYVLGIFRKEDGANIGKLELIKILRMDYQWAMMGYSIHNQYWKNGYGIESVKAALSLFYNSLHFHRIELHIHVDNEPSVRLAERSGFSFECEREAFSLENGKWMDFLIYYKNKEMNK
- a CDS encoding PhzF family phenazine biosynthesis isomerase; translated protein: MKTINVFHYDAFTNKPNKGNPAGIVLEADGLTEEKMQIIAEKVGYNETTFVLSSEVGDIRMRYFTPGFEMDLCGHGTVGTIYALREKGLLEEKSNLTIETKAGILPIQIGVNKNGETFIKMRQAAPQFKEFTGSKEKLAHSIGLEINDLDVSLPIVYGSTGNWTVIVPIKNLNACERMKPNNAAFPSVLKEIPNASIHPICLETYDELAQMHGRHFSSAYAGTIEDPVTGTASGVMGAYYAEYLEKDFEHELDLIVEQGQEINKDGRVTVYVTKEIENEKLQIDIAGTAVYVKEFEVSI
- a CDS encoding Nif3-like dinuclear metal center hexameric protein; protein product: MNITQFNEQITSLFEEHLHKYGDDEYGFTHISKDEFHKIGYTTNLTLETIEEAYKNGVDMIVTHHAPWSFLFGMEKACIEKLKQYEMNHFWIHLPLDFVKFGTCTSLFNGIGIDTILEYSTYEEEELPGIGEYKEAIPFSNLVGKLEEKMEEKVKSWRNHDKPVKRIAILTGAGNNTNLIERALEKGCDTYITGEKTLYTVQHAKFKGINLIVGSHTFTEVFGVESLAHKLQDRDPAIEIIRVYEEHLE